In a single window of the Halomicroarcula saliterrae genome:
- a CDS encoding DUF2617 family protein: MTSSSTESRHETLEFGIGTTAPDSDALSVYATERLSVDGVAFDCRVIGSSHYITAPAIDFHEIASCRSVAMPRTRTVSLVEGCSGQYRYEVGAVDCELTIETRPLEAYPAEREFDLHYAFDERAVTAVDAREDGYETFHTYTEFDRTVYTRTRFDGLGRQ, translated from the coding sequence ATGACATCATCATCAACTGAGAGCCGCCACGAGACGCTCGAATTCGGCATCGGGACGACGGCGCCCGACAGCGACGCGCTGTCGGTGTACGCGACGGAGCGACTCTCCGTCGACGGTGTCGCGTTCGACTGTCGCGTCATCGGGAGCTCTCACTACATCACGGCCCCGGCAATCGATTTCCACGAGATCGCCTCCTGTCGCAGCGTCGCGATGCCGCGAACGCGGACCGTTTCGCTGGTCGAGGGCTGTTCGGGCCAGTACCGATACGAGGTCGGCGCTGTCGACTGCGAACTCACCATCGAGACGCGCCCGCTGGAGGCCTACCCGGCCGAACGGGAGTTCGACCTCCACTACGCGTTCGACGAGCGGGCGGTGACGGCCGTCGACGCCCGCGAAGACGGCTACGAGACCTTCCACACCTACACCGAGTTCGACCGCACTGTCTACACCCGGACGCGCTTCGACGGGCTGGGGCGTCAGTAA